In Euzebyales bacterium, the genomic window GGTTCATGACGTTCGCGCTGACGCTGGTCGCAGAGCACCCGGCCCGGGAGATCCGCTACCCGGCCGAGGACGTCGTGATCGGATGACCACCAACCAGTACCTCATCATCGGCGCCGGCCGGTTCGGCGCCGCGATGGCAGAGACGCTGTCGAACCTCGGCCACGAGGTGGTGGTCGTCGACAACGACGAGCAGGCGATCGACGCCGTCGTCGACAAGGTCACACACGCGGTGATCCTCGACGCCACCAACGAGGATGCGCTGGCCAAGCTCGGCATCGCCGAGTTCGACACCGTCGTCGTGGCCATCGGGCAGAACCTGCAGGCCAGCATCCTGGCGACCGTGGCCGCCAAGGGCGTCGGTGCGCGCCACCTGATCAGCAAGGCCGACACCGCGCTCACCGCGCGGGTGCTGGCCAGCGTCGGTGCCGACGAGGTCGTCAGACCGGAGCACGACATGGGCATGCGACTGGCACGCCAGCTCGCGACGCCGGGCATCATCCACGCCTTCGAGCTGGGGCAGGACCACCGGGTCGCCGAGGTCGAGATCATCACGCAGGAGCTGCAGGGCAGCCTCGCGGACCTCTCGCTGCCTCGCCGCTTCGGCGTGCAGGTGATCGCAGTGCGCCGCGATGGCGGCCTCGCTGTCAATCCCGATGCCGACTACGAGCTGCTCACCGGAGATCGCCTCGTGGTCGTCAGCGGTCACGACGACTTCGACCGGTTCCACGCCCACGTGTCGAAGCGGCAGACGTGACCGAGGCGTCGTGGAGCGGTCGTGCGATGTCGCTGCTCCGCCGCGCCAGCGGCGTCGCAGGCGATCTGCTGCATCGTCGACGGGTGGTCATGAACCTCACGCTGGGTCTGCTGTTCGCCGGCCTGCTCGTCGACATGACGACCACGCAGGATCTGGTCGTCGCGATCATCTTCAACATCCCGATCGCCGTATCCGGTCTCGCGCACTCGCGTCGCCTCACGACGTGGACGATCGTCCTCGCGCTCGCCGCGAACGTGGCCGCCGCGTACGAGAACGCGCTGGTGTTCTCGCGGTACGACGCGATCACCCTGGTCAACCGTGGCCTGTCGGCGTTGTCATTTCTGATCGTCGGCGGCATGACGCTGTTGCGTGTGGGCGCGGTGGACCAGGTCGAGCACCTCGCGGTCGTGCGTCGGGCCGCGGATCGCGAGCGCGCGCTGCGGCGGTTCGCGACGGATCTCGGCTCGGCCGATGACGCGGACAACCTGGTTGACCGTGCCGCGCTGTCGCTGCGTGAGCTGCTCGAGGCTGACGCACTCGTCATCGCGACGCTCGACGGCGAACGGTTCACCGAGCCGCGGTGGGCCGACGGCAACGCGGGCGATCTGGCCGAGCCCGGGCAACTGGCGTCATGGGCGGTCGACGCGATCCCGACGACGGAGGCGCCGGCGATCACGGTGCGAACCGAGCGCGGGCTGATCACCAGTGGCCGGTGGCGGCGGGCCGAGACCCACGATCTCATCGTCGTGGCCGACCGCCCGCAGGCCGACAAGCCGTCGGTGCTGCTGTGCGAGGCGCTCCACGCGCTCGTGCCCCTGCTCGAACGTGTGGACCGGCAGGAATCGGACGCGCCGTCGACGGTGCCTCCCGACGCCGCGTCGACGGTGCCACTCGACTCGGCCGAGGCCGCGCAGGCCTGACGGCGGCCTCGTCTCGCGGCCGTGGCTGCCGCGCGGGACGCCGATCAGGTGCGCGCACGCCGCCGGCGGTCGATGGCGGCGTTGATCTCGCCGCCGAACAGCACCGCGACGCTGGACAGGAACACCCACAGGACGGTCGCGACCAGGGCGCCCAGCGCGCGACCGACCGAGGTCAGTGCGTCCGTCGACAGCTCCAGACCCTGCCCCGGGTTGATGCCGGCGGCCAGGTAGGCGCGGAAGCCGGCGGCAGCCACCAACCACGCGAGCACGGCGACGACCGCGCCTGGCAGCGAGTGGCGCCACCCCAGGCGCCGTGCGGGCACGAAGCGGTAGACGACCAGCAGGAAGACCGCGAGCACCGCGCCGAGCACCGGCCAGCGGAACACGCCCCACAGCACCGTGAACGTCGAGCTCAGGTCGAACTGCTCCGCCAGCTCCCGTGCGCCGCCCAGCAATGGTCCGAACACCAGCAGCATCACCTGCACGGTGATGACCACCAGCGAACTCAGCGCGAGCACCACCGCGATCGCCCGACGCTTGAGGACCGTCCGCGCGCCGATGGCGTCGTAGGCCAGATCGAGCGCCAGCACAGCGGGCAGGAACACGCGGCTGGCCAGCCACAGCCCGGCCACGAGACCCCCGATCGCCAGACCACCGCGCGCCTGCTCGAGCTGGGCCTGCACGTACGGAGCGGCGACGTCGACGACCAGGTCGGGGCCGAGGATGATCGTCATCACCTCGGTGACCACCCGCTCGGTCTGCTCGACGCTTTCGGGTCCCGCCCACGGCTCGATGTAGCCGAGCACGCCGCCGAACGCCACCGTGAACGGGACCAACGCCAGCGATGCGAAGAACGCCATCTCGGCCGCCAGCCCGGTGATCCGGTGCTGCAATCCTGCGCGCAGCGCGTCGACCAGGATCTCCCACGGGTTGTAGCCGCGCAGCCGCAGTCCCTGCCGTGCGGTCCAGGCATCGACACGACCGCTCATCGTGTCGTCCGTCGTCATGTGCGGGTGCCGTGGACCGCCATGATGCGAGGATACCGGGCGACCATCACACGCAGTAGGGGTGCCCGGTCGTGCGGCGTCCGCGTCGTCCACCTTGGTCGCCCGGGCCGGCATGCCGCCCGACGCGTCGATGCCTGCCAGCCGCCCGACGCCCCGGTCAGCGAGCCACTCGACTGACGATCACGATCCATCCGGTGCTGACACCCGCAGCTCGGATGTCTATGATGCTTATCTGCGCGGATACGAAGATAAGAGAGGCGATGAACAACTCGGGACGCGGACCCGGTGCTGTGGCGGGGGAACGCGGTCGGCACGACGGTGAGACCCCGCATGGTGTCGGCGGAAACGGTGATCACGTCGGCCATGACGCCCACGACAACGGGCACGACACGGGCGTGCGTGCGCGCCTGCTTGAGCTGGTCCGCCCACACAGCCACGATCCGGCCGCCGCGACCGACAGCGCGCTCGAGGCAAGCACGGAGGGCATCCGCGCGGTCAAGCTCTCGCTGCTCGGCCTCGGAGCGACGGCGCTCGCGCAACTGGCCATCTATGCCGTGAGCGGCTCGGTTGCGCTGCTGGCTGACACGGTCCACAACTTCTCGGACGCGCTGACGGCCATCCCGCTGTGGATCGCGTTCCGTGTCAGCCGCCGCGCCGGCAGCGACCGCTTCACCTACGGCTACGGCCGCGCCGAGGACCTCGCAGGCCTGTTCATCGTCGCCATGATCGCGCTGTCGGCGGTGGTGGCCGCGTGGGAGGCCGTCGATCGTCTGCTCGAGCCGCGCCCCGTCGCGCACGTGTGGTGGGTGGCCGCCGCCGGAGTGGTCGGTGCGCTCGGCAACGAGGCCGTCGCGCGCTACCGCATCCGCGTCGGCCGCCGCATCGGCTCGGCCGCACTGGTCGCCGACGGCCTGCACGCCCGGACCGACAGCCTGACGTCGGGTGCCGTGGCGGGCGGCGCGCTGGGGGTCGGACTCGGCTTCCCGATCGCCGACCCCGTGGTCGGCCTGGGCATCGCGACCATGATCCTGGTCGTGCTCCGGCAGGCGGCGCGTGACGTCTTCGGCCGGCTGATGGACAGCGTCGATCCGGCGTTGACCCGACGCGTCCGTGATGTGGCGGCGGGCGTCGACGGCGTGCGGTCGGTCGACGCATCGCGCGTGCGGTGGATCGGCAACCGCCTGCGCGCCGAGCTCGACGTGCGGTGTGACGGGGATGCCACGCTGGCGGTCGCGCACGATGTGGCGACCACGGTCGAGCACGCCCTCGTCCACCACGTGCCCCGGCTGCGGTGGGCCACCGTGCACGTCGGGCCGACCGGCGACGGTCACCACGACGCGATCGCGCACCACGACCGGTGACGACGCCGCCCGACCACGTGCACGCGTTCGCCTATCCGGCGGACGACGCCGTCGACATCGCGGCCGAGACGTTCCGGATGCTCGGCGATCCGACCCGCATCCGCATCGTGCTGCGCCTGCTGGAGGCCGGCGAGCTGTCGGTCAACGCGCTGGCCGACGCGGTCGGCCGCACGCCCAGCGCGATCTCCCAGCACCTCGCCAAGCTGCGACTCGCCCGTCTGGTGGCCACGCGTCGCGACGGCACGACCGTGCACTACCGCATCGACAACGTGCACCTGCGGCAGCTCGTCGAGGACGCGTTGTTCCACACCGACCACGTCGAGCGCGGTCTGGGCGACCATCCTCCGACGCGCTGAGGCGCGCCCGCGGACGTCCGCGCGTTGGGGGACACCTTCAGTGGCGGCGTCCGTGAGCGGCTGGTTCGTGCCGCAGGACACGACGCGCGGCACTCTCCGCGCTGGGCAACCCCGGCGCGACGTGGCACGATCGTGCACATGGCCAACAGATCCGCCAGGGCGCAGCACCTGCGTGACCTCGCGCAGCTGCGCCGCGTGCGCGACCGGATCGACCGGGAGTACGCGCAGCCGCTGGATGTCGAGGCGCTCGCCCGGGGCGCGCACATGTCGGCCGGGCACCTCAGCCGTCAGTTCCGGCTCGCGTACGGCGAGTCACCGTACGCCTACCTGCTGACGCGGCGCATCGAGCGCGCGATGGCGTTGCTGCGTCGTGGTGACCTCAGCGTCACCGAGGTCTGCTTCGCGGTCGGTTGCGCATCGCTGGGCACCTTCAGCACCCGGTTCACCGAGCTGGTCGGGGTGCCGCCCAGCGTCTACCGGCGCCAGGGGGCGCGTGCGACCGTGGGGATGCCGTCGTG contains:
- a CDS encoding TrkA family potassium uptake protein, which codes for MTTNQYLIIGAGRFGAAMAETLSNLGHEVVVVDNDEQAIDAVVDKVTHAVILDATNEDALAKLGIAEFDTVVVAIGQNLQASILATVAAKGVGARHLISKADTALTARVLASVGADEVVRPEHDMGMRLARQLATPGIIHAFELGQDHRVAEVEIITQELQGSLADLSLPRRFGVQVIAVRRDGGLAVNPDADYELLTGDRLVVVSGHDDFDRFHAHVSKRQT
- a CDS encoding YihY/virulence factor BrkB family protein, producing the protein MSGRVDAWTARQGLRLRGYNPWEILVDALRAGLQHRITGLAAEMAFFASLALVPFTVAFGGVLGYIEPWAGPESVEQTERVVTEVMTIILGPDLVVDVAAPYVQAQLEQARGGLAIGGLVAGLWLASRVFLPAVLALDLAYDAIGARTVLKRRAIAVVLALSSLVVITVQVMLLVFGPLLGGARELAEQFDLSSTFTVLWGVFRWPVLGAVLAVFLLVVYRFVPARRLGWRHSLPGAVVAVLAWLVAAAGFRAYLAAGINPGQGLELSTDALTSVGRALGALVATVLWVFLSSVAVLFGGEINAAIDRRRRART
- a CDS encoding cation diffusion facilitator family transporter; translation: MMLICADTKIREAMNNSGRGPGAVAGERGRHDGETPHGVGGNGDHVGHDAHDNGHDTGVRARLLELVRPHSHDPAAATDSALEASTEGIRAVKLSLLGLGATALAQLAIYAVSGSVALLADTVHNFSDALTAIPLWIAFRVSRRAGSDRFTYGYGRAEDLAGLFIVAMIALSAVVAAWEAVDRLLEPRPVAHVWWVAAAGVVGALGNEAVARYRIRVGRRIGSAALVADGLHARTDSLTSGAVAGGALGVGLGFPIADPVVGLGIATMILVVLRQAARDVFGRLMDSVDPALTRRVRDVAAGVDGVRSVDASRVRWIGNRLRAELDVRCDGDATLAVAHDVATTVEHALVHHVPRLRWATVHVGPTGDGHHDAIAHHDR
- a CDS encoding metalloregulator ArsR/SmtB family transcription factor; translation: MTTPPDHVHAFAYPADDAVDIAAETFRMLGDPTRIRIVLRLLEAGELSVNALADAVGRTPSAISQHLAKLRLARLVATRRDGTTVHYRIDNVHLRQLVEDALFHTDHVERGLGDHPPTR
- a CDS encoding helix-turn-helix transcriptional regulator, which codes for MANRSARAQHLRDLAQLRRVRDRIDREYAQPLDVEALARGAHMSAGHLSRQFRLAYGESPYAYLLTRRIERAMALLRRGDLSVTEVCFAVGCASLGTFSTRFTELVGVPPSVYRRQGARATVGMPSCVAKQVTRPIRNREARVAGRS